A genomic region of Candidatus Cloacimonadota bacterium contains the following coding sequences:
- the cas1 gene encoding type II CRISPR-associated endonuclease Cas1: MKIVEINRNNVHLSIYRGFILLKEKEQEIAREPLVDIDCLLVLGFGISYSHNLLAKLCELNIPLIVCGNNFMPAGYMLSYCSNFEFTGRLHHQINTSLPLKKNLWKTLIKRKILNQKKVLNFIGDEAKDFDHLISKVRSGDPDNIESQAAVKYWRRAFGKNFRRDFDLQGINSFLNFGYAILRACSSRYLVASGLSPALGIHHKNKLNAFCLADDIIEPFRPYIDKKILEMRMTDKHSLDPVFKKELISILEQKFLMENEYNTLSLCLKKSIQSLTISYKNNKNLLKLPYFYD; encoded by the coding sequence ATGAAAATAGTTGAAATAAACAGGAATAATGTCCATTTAAGTATTTATCGAGGATTTATCCTACTCAAAGAAAAGGAACAGGAAATTGCCCGGGAACCACTTGTGGATATCGATTGCTTACTTGTTCTTGGATTTGGTATAAGTTATTCACACAATCTTCTCGCAAAATTATGTGAACTGAATATTCCGTTAATTGTTTGTGGAAATAATTTTATGCCGGCAGGATACATGTTAAGTTATTGCAGTAATTTTGAATTTACCGGCAGACTCCATCATCAGATAAATACATCTTTACCTCTGAAGAAAAATCTCTGGAAAACTCTTATCAAAAGAAAAATTCTAAATCAGAAAAAGGTTCTGAATTTCATCGGAGATGAAGCAAAAGATTTTGATCATCTCATATCAAAGGTTAGATCCGGTGATCCGGATAATATAGAATCTCAAGCTGCCGTAAAATACTGGAGAAGGGCTTTCGGAAAAAATTTCCGGCGGGACTTTGATCTACAGGGAATAAACAGTTTTCTTAACTTTGGTTATGCCATCTTACGAGCCTGTTCTTCCCGTTACCTGGTAGCTTCCGGTCTTTCTCCTGCTCTTGGTATTCATCATAAAAATAAGCTTAATGCTTTTTGTCTCGCTGATGATATTATTGAACCATTCAGACCATATATAGATAAAAAAATATTGGAAATGAGAATGACTGATAAACATTCATTGGATCCTGTTTTCAAAAAAGAATTGATATCCATTTTAGAGCAAAAGTTTTTAATGGAAAATGAATACAATACCCTTTCTCTCTGTCTAAAGAAATCAATTCAGTCCTTAACAATTTCTTATAAAAATAATAAAAACCTTTTAAAACTACCTTACTTTTATGATTAG